A stretch of Ipomoea triloba cultivar NCNSP0323 chromosome 13, ASM357664v1 DNA encodes these proteins:
- the LOC116000982 gene encoding protein PROTON GRADIENT REGULATION 5, chloroplastic, whose amino-acid sequence MAATSICAATGFKGGFSAAVGGEDYAALARKMPVFVRVSRPVRAQPMMKNVNEGKGVFAPLVVVVRNIVGKKRFNQLRGKAIALHSQVITEFCKSIGADSKQRQGLIRLAKKNGEKLGFLA is encoded by the exons ATGGCTGCCACTTCGATCTGTGCCGCCACGGGTTTCAAAGGGGGGTTTTCGGCTGCCGTGGGCGGCGAAGACTACGCGGCGCTTGCCCGGAAAATGCCGGTGTTTGTCCGCGTGTCAAGGCCGGTCAGGGCGCAGCCTATGATGAAGAATGTTAATGAAGGGAAAGGGGTGTTTGCTCCTCTTGTTGTTGTCGTAAGGAACATCGTTGGGAAGAAAAGATTCAACCAGCTGAGAGGAAAAGCCATTGCTTTACACTCACAG GTGATCACCGAGTTCTGCAAGTCAATTGGAGCAGATTCAAAGCAGCGGCAAGGATTGATTCGACTAGCGAAGAAGAATGGGGAGAAGCTTGGGTTCCTTGCATGA
- the LOC116002454 gene encoding uncharacterized protein LOC116002454 codes for MESKKEAKEGQVTEDSMKFMDDSLESTEENGLSDVLIKRLEPHHLLVLNTSGSCSVEFGDQKLFVHGLDKKLPRHIISFDERHLIRCLKLINEHAYGASLGSFSSKMRVLQGNGNGSMCNMIGLASGAENVVLNSTGDGIIGAITHSKSMVNILKSPLLVKLGKLGNLDFDVNSGKTNLLDVKEPAYSDSPSSFGDFNSSSSQILQWERAVGYDGYQSLPEQRSLIPRSSTNSTCSDQSSSSAISQGMLQITWKNGLPHYVFSTDGKEEVYVADLLKVNSTDDKFLDYVYIFHSRSGAKGEGSVVCNGESSIVGRMTVSTSQKSQILERQFVLYGCGDGFVDDTQTSSHTRKNKRLVKRVADAFRAVHTYKQRSLYKFSGGANAIHEENPWMESHNSPDSGIVSDAETVFLPNFELAAVVVRDHVHNSPKKAETGGWGLKFLKKSKTGQKNASLETSIHSENPSVSSGECSTSMDVVVPAGFHGGPRARNGGPSSLLERWSSGGHCECGGWDLGCPLTVLNTRPNKTNDLSETGLSEDCKTIDLFIQGSRESVPIMKMANIHDGLYYIHFQSTLLSLQAFAIATAIIHSRSPILRSKLYRK; via the exons ATGGAAAGTAAAAAAGAGGCCAAAGAGGGTCAGGTGACAGAAGATTCGATGAAATTCATGGACGATAGCTTAGAATCGACAGAAGAAAATGGTTTGTCAGATGTGCTAATTAAAAGGTTAGAGCCACACCACCTACTTGTTCTAAACACATCGGGTTCCTGCTCTGTTGAATTCGGAGATCAGAAATTGTTCGTCCATGGTCTAGATAAGAAGCTCCCGAGGCATATAATAAGTTTTGACGAAAGACATTTAATCCGTTGCCTTAAATTGATAAACGAGCATGCATATGGAGCATCGTTAGGCAGTTTTTCGTCAAAAATGAGAGTTTTACAAGGTAATGGCAATGGCAGTATGTGCAATATGATCGGTTTGGCGAGTGGGGCTGAAAATGTTGTCCTTAACTCTACAGGGGACGGGATCATTGGTGCTATAACGCATAGCAAGAGTATGGTGAACATCCTAAAAAGCCCGTTACTTGTCAAATTGGGCAAATTGGGCAACTTGGATTTCGATGTTAACTCGGGGAAGACAAATTTACTTGATGTTAAAGAACCAGCATATTCTGATTCCCCGAGCTCGTTTGGTGATTTTAATTCCAGTTCATCTCAGATTCTGCAATGGGAGAGGGCGGTTGGGTATGACGGATACCAATCCCTACCCGAGCAAAGAAGTCTTATTCCAAGGTCAAGTACAAACTCTACCTGTTCAGATCAATCGTCTTCTTCTGCTATTTCTCAAGGAATGCTCCAGATCACATGGAAAAACGGGTTACCACACTATGTTTTCTCGACAGATGGTAAGGAGGAGGTATATGTAGCTGACTTGCTCAAGGTGAACTCGACCGATGATAAGTTTTTGGATTATGTTTACATATTTCATTCGAGATCAGGTGCCAAAGGAGAGGGTAGTGTTGTCTGCAATGGGGAATCGAGTATTGTGGGTCGAATGACAGTGTCTACTTCGCAAAAGTCACAGATTCTCGAGAGGCAATTCGTGCTGTACGGTTGTGGTGATGGCTTCGTGGACGATACGCAAACCTCGAGTCACACAAGAAAGAACAAGAGACTAGTAAAGAGAGTGGCGGATGCGTTTAGGGCAGTCCACACGTATAAGCAGAGAAGCTTGTACAAGTTTAGTGGAGGAGCAAATGCAATTCACGAGGAAAATCCTTGGATGGAATCCCATAACAGCCCCGATTCGGGTATTGTTAGTGATGCAGAAACCGTATTTCTCCCTAATTTCGAATTGGCTGCTGTGGTTGTGAGAGATCATGTACACAACAGCCCGAAGAAAGCAGAAACCGGAGGGTGGGGCTTGAAGTTTCTCAAGAAATCCAAGACGGGGCAGAAAAATGCAAGCTTGGAGACCTCAATACACTCCGAGAATCCTTCTGTTAGTAGCGGAGAGTGCTCAACGAGCATGGATGTCGTAGTTCCAGCTGGTTTTCATGGCGGCCCGAGAGCCAGAAATGGCGGCCCTTCTAGCCTACTCGAGAGGTGGAGTTCAGGAGGGCATTGTGAGTGTGGAGGCTGGGACCTCGGGTGTCCACTAACTGTTCTCAACACTAGACCAAACAAAACGAACGATTTATCAGAAACAGGCCTATCTGAAGATTGCAAAACTATTGATCTTTTTATACAG GGCTCCCGGGAAAGTGTACCAATCATGAAAATGGCAAACATTCATGACGGTTTATACTACATTCATTTCCAATCAACCCTGTTGTCTCTGCAGGCTTTTGCCATTGCTACTGCTATCATCCATAGCCGTAGTCCTATCCTTCGATCCAAATTGTACAGGAAGTGA
- the LOC116002780 gene encoding uncharacterized protein LOC116002780, whose amino-acid sequence MLHHNDDDNNNNMAHHHLPQEQLPMEEITSPLSAQLLEFCESELFPETAAAAVQISEVGSSSNCCYEEHSSHSTGLSHTQDMTKFSGGAGAEKNDEIATAGDNTTAAGAGAVNNNNNLSVFFDPQEDDISRSIDFNFTIPPQFLLDGQFDLSLLNGQGPVPNGGGQYPPEQPPVQLIPPPLPQPYEEECLSSVPSSYMPSCSILDYLPLPLPAENSGVFAGGAMFQPQELDFQADNNGSRSLFCPDTISRPYNFSNDLQAVSSESQHLVSGAGSTSTPLASDITSLEDSTFKVGKLSVEQRKEKIHRYLKKRNERNFSKKIKYACRKTLADSRPRVRGRFAKNDEFGGEREAAKGGGGGSHGTPEEETITEDVRMSLLYDPNQAAALQPHNGGRIFAANCLPPPANPYEMCTNTLYCTDSQMR is encoded by the exons ATGCTTCACCACAACGAcgacgacaacaacaacaacatggctcatcatcatcttcctcaaGAGCAGCTTCCCATG GAGGAGATTACAAGCCCCTTGAGTGCACAACTTCTAGAGTTTTGTGAGTCGGAGCTGTTCCCggagacggcggcggcggcggtgcaAATTTCCGAGGTGGGTTCGAGCTCCAATTGTTGTTACGAGGAACATTCGTCGCATTCCACGGGTCTTTCCCACACTCAAGACATGACTAAGTTCTCCGGCGGTGCCGGAGCTGAAAAGAACGACGAAATTGCCACCGCCGGCGACAATACCACGGCGGCCGGCGCCGGCGCTgtcaacaataacaacaacttGTCCGTCTTTTTCGACCCACAAGAAGACGACATTTCGCGTTCTATAGACTTTAACTTCACCATCCCGCCGCAGTTCCTCCTCGACGGCCAGTTCGACCTCTCGTTGCTCAACGGCCAAGGGCCCGTCCCTAACGGCGGCGGCCAGTACCCGCCGGAGCAGCCGCCGGTTCAACTGATTCCGCCGCCTCTGCCTCAACCGTACGAGGAAGAATGTTTGTCGTCTGTTCCTTCGTCTTACATGCCGTCTTGTTCAATCCTAGACtacctccccctccccctccccgcTGAAAACTCCGGCGTCTTCGCCGGCGGCGCCATGTTTCAGCCTCAAGAACTGGACTTTCAAGCAGACAATAATGGCAGCAGATCACTTTTTTGCCCTGACACCATCTCACGGCCTTACAACTTCTCCAATGACCTTCAG GCAGTGAGCAGTGAAAGCCAACACCTGGTTAGTGGAGCAGGCAGCACTTCGACGCCATTGGCATCAGACATCACAAGCTTAGAGGATTCCACCTTCAAAGTTGGAAAGCTTTCTGTGGAGCAAAGGAAGGAGAAGATCCATAGGTACTTGAAGAAAAGGAATGAGAGGAATTTCAGTAAGAAGATCAAG TACGCGTGCAGGAAAACTCTGGCGGATAGCCGGCCACGGGTGAGGGGAAGATTTGCGAAAAACGATGAATTTGGTGGGGAGAGAGAGGCGGCAaaaggcggcggcggcggcagccATGGCACGCCGGAGGAGGAAACAATAACTGAAGATGTTAGAATGAGTCTCCTCTACGATCCAAATCAGGCGGCGGCGCTGCAGCCTCACAACGGCGGCCGGATTTTCGCCGCGAATTGTCTGCCGCCGCCGGCCAATCCTTACGAGATGTGCACCAATACTTTGTACTGCACGGACAGCCAGATGCGTTGA
- the LOC116001473 gene encoding probable inactive histone-lysine N-methyltransferase SUVR2 gives MAPNNRWKFGRAYKAMKALGYSTETVKPILKNLLDAYDKNWDHIEDNNYAVLVEAILDDDDRKKDDQLLTSWLEDDSEENDDRPLKRSRHGSSNSSPAHIYPDSKQSETTAGFLYTQKDNHNRSYTTQGNDENAMQVLPPQRMCKGREKRESFPKPSPIMEKLECIEVLSDNENDENDQNDSVSFQKPCLISTEGTSPLFLAMTKRRLTYESTPASLLENPNVVCSSDVSSNTNAPDKFISGAVIPVNEPFPDDQPGEFLYSETSTTEEKCLELSEPILLGMAEKDGSSNGIRGHFLEFPGSEDLYIEGKQNGPSDSPQLDIASTLKGEVKISLIYKPSSQSDFCAPSLDTVVQRVEEDCVKLYRITQPGFSLLKLMEDVCEDFLAAGTISNGKTRSLQQSTTIFPVKHNQEAIRFGCADHQPMFCIASEYFNGTVVIRNLIKVQPQIPMIPRSNMLETICIMRNINCKRSQGAEEHSKRKSPEILGSSTTSSGSMVVWEPQSSRKPFYYVEDITKGEEELKISLVNEFSNERPPPFMYIPTNTVFRDARIKFLLARISDDNCCSCCVGDCLSQKIPCACAGETCGEFVYTTECLVKEKFLESCISMNSEPQKHHQFYCQDCPLERSSDKNLPAKCKGHLVRNFIKECWHKCGCSKKCGNRVVQRGITVKLQVFMTPDGKGWGVRTLEDLPKGAFVCEYVGEIVTNTELFERNMHSANEKHTYPVLLDADWSSERVLKDEEALCLDATHYGNVARFINHRCFDANLVEIPVEIETPDHHYYHIAFFTTRNVNALEELTWDYGIDFGDRSHPVKAFKCHCGSKLCRNVKRKKRRNFVEEEVDLDDSLVHVNRAQMKAAAIASV, from the exons ATGGCGCCAAATAATCGATGGAAGTTTGGTAGGGCATACAAGGCAATGAAGGCACTTGGTTATTCTACAGAAACAGTGAAACCAATACTCAAGAACCTATTGGATGCATATGACAAAAACTGGGATCATATTGAAGATAACAATTATGCTGTTCTTGTTGAGGCGATTTTAGATGACGACGACCGGAAG AAGGATGACCAACTACTGACTTCCTGGCTTGAAGATGACTCTGAAGAAAATGATGACCGCCCACTGAAGCGATCTAGACATGGAAGTAGTAATTCTTCACCTGCTCATATATACCCTGACTCAAAACAGAGTGAAACAACTGCTGGTTTTCTGTATACACAGAAGGACAACCATAATAGGTCTTATACAACTCAAGGGAATGATGAAAATGCAATGCAGGTTCTTCCTCCACAAAGAATGTGTAAAGgcagagaaaagagagagagtttCCCAAAACCGTCGCCCATCATGGAAAAACTCGAGTGTATTGAAGTGCTGTCTgataatgaaaatgatgaaaatgatcaaaatgaTTCAGTGTCCTTTCAAAAACCATGTTTGATTAGTACTGAAGGAACATCACCTCTGTTTTTGGCTATGACTAAAAGAAGATTAACATACGAAAGCACTCCTGCTTCCTTATTAGAAAATCCAAATGTTGTGTGCAGTTCTGATGTTTCTTCCAACACAAATGCTCCTGATAAATTTATTTCTGGTGCTGTGATACCTGTAAATGAGCCATTTCCTGATGATCAGCCAG GTGAATTTCTATATTCTGAAACTTCAACTACAGAGGAAAAATGCTTAGAATTATCTGAACCAATTCTATTGGGCATGGCAGAAAAGG ATGGATCTTCAAATGGAATTAGAGGACATTTTTTGGAGTTCCCAGGCTCTGAAGATTTGTATATAGAGGGGAAACAAAATGGGCCATCAGATTCACCACAGCTGGATATTGCTTCCACTCTCAAAGGGGAAGTGAAAATTTCTTTGATCTACAAACCTTCTTCACAATCAGATTTTTGTGCTCCAAGTTTAGATACTGTGGTGCAAAGGGTGGAAGAAGACTGTGTTAAATTATATAGAATTACTCAACCTGGATTCTCATTGTTGAAGCTGATGGAAGATGTGTGTGAGGACTTTCTTGCAGCTGGGACCATTTCTAATGGGAAAACAAGATCTTTACAACAATCAACTACTATTTTCCCTGTTAAACATAATCAGGAAGCCATCAGGTTTGGGTGTGCTGATCATCAACCCATGTTTTGCATTGCATCGGAGTATTTTAATGGGACAGTCGTAATTCGTAACCTTATCAAAGTCCAACCCCAAATTCCGATGATTCCACGCTCAAACATGTTGGAAACTATTTGTATCATGAGAAATATCAATTGTAAAAGAAGTCAAGGTGCTGAGGAGCACAGTAAAAGGAAGTCTCCTGAAATTCTTGGATCCTCAACTACATCCAGCGGCAGTATGGTTGTTTGGGAGCCACAATCTTCACGCAAGCCTTTTTACTATGTTGAAGACATTACTAAAGGTGAAGAAGAGCTGAAAATTTCTTTGGTAAATGAATTCAGCAATGAACGTCCACCTCCATTCATGTACATTCCTACCAACACTGTTTTCCGAGACGCACGCATCAAATTTCTTCTTGCTCGTATATCAGATGACAACTGTTGCTCATGTTGTGTTGGGGATTGCTTGTCCCAAAAAATACCATGTGCTTGTGCTGGTGAAACATGTGGTGAATTTGTTTACACAACAGAGTGCTTAGTTAAGGAAAAGTTTCTTGAAAGTTGCATCTCAATGAACAGTGAACCTCAAAAGCATCATCAATTTTATTGTCAAGACTGCCCACTTGAAAGGTCAAGCGATAAAAACTTGCCTGCAAAATGCAAGGGTCACCTTGTAAGGAACTTTATTAAAGAGTGCTGGCATAAATGTGGTTGCAGTAAAAAATGTGGAAATCGCGTTGTTCAGCGAGGCATAACTGTGAAATTGCAG GTTTTTATGACTCCTGATGGAAAAGGCTGGGGGGTGAGAACACTTGAGGACTTACCCAAAGGTGCTTTTGTTTGTGAGTATGTGGGAGAGATCGTAACCAACACGGAGCTATTTGAGCGAAATATGCACAGTGCTAATGAGAAGCACACTTATCCCGTGTTGCTAGATGCTGACTGGAGTTCTGAAAGAGTCTTAAAGGATGAAGAAGCACTCTGTTTGGATGCTACACACTATGGAAATGTTGCAAGATTCATTAATCACAG ATGTTTTGATGCCAACTTGGTTGAGATACCTGTGGAAATAGAGACTCCAGATCATCACTACTACCAT ATCGCGTTCTTTACAACTAGGAATGTTAATGCTTTGGAAGAGTTGACTTGG GACTATGGTATAGATTTTGGTGATCGCAGTCATCCTGTGAAGGCTTTCAAGTGCCATTGTGGTAGCAAACTATGCAGAAATGTGAAACGCAAGAAGA GACGTAACTTTGTG GAGGAAGAAGTAGATCTTGATGATTCCCTAGTTCATGTTAATAGAGCACAGATGAAAGCAGCAGCTATTGCCTCAGTTTAA